A single window of Labrus mixtus chromosome 23, fLabMix1.1, whole genome shotgun sequence DNA harbors:
- the b3gat3 gene encoding galactosylgalactosylxylosylprotein 3-beta-glucuronosyltransferase 3 isoform X1, whose protein sequence is MATRMKLKLKTVFVLYFMVSLMGLVYALMQLGQRCDCTEHDLPKDRTISRLRGELHRLQEQIRKSEATKQPQKQPAKPSQPTIFVITPTYARLVQKAELTRLSQTFLHVPQLHWIVVEDSPHKTPLVGDLLVKSGLAYTHLHMPTAKDRKLQEGDPSWLKPRGVEQRNEGLRWLREDRRAQPGGDTQQGVVYFADDDNTYSLQIFEEMRDTMRVSVWPVGLVGGMKYERPVVEGGKVIRFHTGWRPSRPFPMDMAGFAVSLKLVLANPESCFDGEAPMGFLESSFLQGLVTMDELEPKADDCSKVLVWHTRTEKPKMKREEALQAQGLGSDPAVQV, encoded by the exons ATGGCAACAAGGATGAAGCTGAAGCTGAAGACTGTGTTTGTGCTCTACTTCATGGTCTCCCTCATGGGCCTTGTCTACGCTCTGATGCAGCTCG GTCAGCGCTGCGACTGCACAGAGCACGACTTGCCCAAAGACCGTACCATATCCCGGCTGCGGGGCGAGCTGCACCGTCTTCAGGAGCAGATAAGGAAGTCCGAGGCGACCAAGCAGCCGCAGAAACAGCCAGCAAAGCCGTCCCAGCCCACCATCTTTGTAATCACCCCAACATATGCAAG GCTGGTGCAGAAGGCTGAGCTTACTCGTCTGTCTCAGACCTTCCTCCATGTCCCTCAGCTCCACTGGATCGTGGTGGAGGACTCGCCGCACAAGACGCCGCTCGTGGGTGACCTGTTGGTGAAGAGCGGCCTGGCctacacacatctacacatgCCCACCGCTAAGGACCGCAAACTGCAGGAG GGCGACCCCAGCTGGCTGAAGCCTCGTGGAGTTGAGCAGAGGAACGAAGGCCTCCGGTGGCTCCGAGAGGACAGGAGAGCTCAGCCGGGTGGAGACACCCAGCAGGGAGTGGTGTACTTTGCTGATGACGATAACACGTATAGCCTGCAGATATTTGAAGAG ATGAGGGACACCATGCGAGTCTCTGTGTGGCCGGTGGGGCTGGTTGGAGGGATGAAATATGAGAGGCCTGTGGTTGAAGGAGGCAaa GTGATTCGCTTCCACACTGGCTGGCGTCCAAGTCGCCCCTTCCCGATGGACATGGCCGGCTTCGCTGTGTCCCTCAAGCTGGTCCTGGCCAATCCGGAGTCTTGCTTTGACGGAGAGGCACCAATGGGCTTCCTGGAAAGCAGCTTCCTCCAGGGCTTGGTCACCATGGACGAACTGGAGCCCAAAGCTGACGACTGCTCTAAG GTGCTGGTGTGGCACACGCGGACGGAGAAACCGAagatgaaaagagaggaggCTCTGCAGGCTCAGGGACTTGGCTCAGACCCTGCAGTCCAggtctga
- the b3gat3 gene encoding galactosylgalactosylxylosylprotein 3-beta-glucuronosyltransferase 3 isoform X2, whose product MATRMKLKLKTVFVLYFMVSLMGLVYALMQLGQRCDCTEHDLPKDRTISRLRGELHRLQEQIRKSEATKQPQKQPAKPSQPTIFVITPTYARLVQKAELTRLSQTFLHVPQLHWIVVEDSPHKTPLVGDLLVKSGLAYTHLHMPTAKDRKLQEGDPSWLKPRGVEQRNEGLRWLREDRRAQPGGDTQQGVVYFADDDNTYSLQIFEEMRDTMRVSVWPVGLVGGMKYERPVVEGGKVIRFHTGWRPSRPFPMDMAGFAVSLKLVLANPESCFDGEAPMGFLESSFLQGLVTMDELEPKADDCSKVREAVCVCVCVCKS is encoded by the exons ATGGCAACAAGGATGAAGCTGAAGCTGAAGACTGTGTTTGTGCTCTACTTCATGGTCTCCCTCATGGGCCTTGTCTACGCTCTGATGCAGCTCG GTCAGCGCTGCGACTGCACAGAGCACGACTTGCCCAAAGACCGTACCATATCCCGGCTGCGGGGCGAGCTGCACCGTCTTCAGGAGCAGATAAGGAAGTCCGAGGCGACCAAGCAGCCGCAGAAACAGCCAGCAAAGCCGTCCCAGCCCACCATCTTTGTAATCACCCCAACATATGCAAG GCTGGTGCAGAAGGCTGAGCTTACTCGTCTGTCTCAGACCTTCCTCCATGTCCCTCAGCTCCACTGGATCGTGGTGGAGGACTCGCCGCACAAGACGCCGCTCGTGGGTGACCTGTTGGTGAAGAGCGGCCTGGCctacacacatctacacatgCCCACCGCTAAGGACCGCAAACTGCAGGAG GGCGACCCCAGCTGGCTGAAGCCTCGTGGAGTTGAGCAGAGGAACGAAGGCCTCCGGTGGCTCCGAGAGGACAGGAGAGCTCAGCCGGGTGGAGACACCCAGCAGGGAGTGGTGTACTTTGCTGATGACGATAACACGTATAGCCTGCAGATATTTGAAGAG ATGAGGGACACCATGCGAGTCTCTGTGTGGCCGGTGGGGCTGGTTGGAGGGATGAAATATGAGAGGCCTGTGGTTGAAGGAGGCAaa GTGATTCGCTTCCACACTGGCTGGCGTCCAAGTCGCCCCTTCCCGATGGACATGGCCGGCTTCGCTGTGTCCCTCAAGCTGGTCCTGGCCAATCCGGAGTCTTGCTTTGACGGAGAGGCACCAATGGGCTTCCTGGAAAGCAGCTTCCTCCAGGGCTTGGTCACCATGGACGAACTGGAGCCCAAAGCTGACGACTGCTCTAAGGTGAGggaggctgtttgtgtgtgtgtgtgtgtgtgt aaatcATGA
- the b3gat3 gene encoding galactosylgalactosylxylosylprotein 3-beta-glucuronosyltransferase 3 isoform X3, whose product MATRMKLKLKTVFVLYFMVSLMGLVYALMQLGQRCDCTEHDLPKDRTISRLRGELHRLQEQIRKSEATKQPQKQPAKPSQPTIFVITPTYARLVQKAELTRLSQTFLHVPQLHWIVVEDSPHKTPLVGDLLVKSGLAYTHLHMPTAKDRKLQEGDPSWLKPRGVEQRNEGLRWLREDRRAQPGGDTQQGVVYFADDDNTYSLQIFEEMRDTMRVSVWPVGLVGGMKYERPVVEGGKVIRFHTGWRPSRPFPMDMAGFAVSLKLVLANPESCFDGEAPMGFLESSFLQGLVTMDELEPKADDCSKVREAVCVCVCVCV is encoded by the exons ATGGCAACAAGGATGAAGCTGAAGCTGAAGACTGTGTTTGTGCTCTACTTCATGGTCTCCCTCATGGGCCTTGTCTACGCTCTGATGCAGCTCG GTCAGCGCTGCGACTGCACAGAGCACGACTTGCCCAAAGACCGTACCATATCCCGGCTGCGGGGCGAGCTGCACCGTCTTCAGGAGCAGATAAGGAAGTCCGAGGCGACCAAGCAGCCGCAGAAACAGCCAGCAAAGCCGTCCCAGCCCACCATCTTTGTAATCACCCCAACATATGCAAG GCTGGTGCAGAAGGCTGAGCTTACTCGTCTGTCTCAGACCTTCCTCCATGTCCCTCAGCTCCACTGGATCGTGGTGGAGGACTCGCCGCACAAGACGCCGCTCGTGGGTGACCTGTTGGTGAAGAGCGGCCTGGCctacacacatctacacatgCCCACCGCTAAGGACCGCAAACTGCAGGAG GGCGACCCCAGCTGGCTGAAGCCTCGTGGAGTTGAGCAGAGGAACGAAGGCCTCCGGTGGCTCCGAGAGGACAGGAGAGCTCAGCCGGGTGGAGACACCCAGCAGGGAGTGGTGTACTTTGCTGATGACGATAACACGTATAGCCTGCAGATATTTGAAGAG ATGAGGGACACCATGCGAGTCTCTGTGTGGCCGGTGGGGCTGGTTGGAGGGATGAAATATGAGAGGCCTGTGGTTGAAGGAGGCAaa GTGATTCGCTTCCACACTGGCTGGCGTCCAAGTCGCCCCTTCCCGATGGACATGGCCGGCTTCGCTGTGTCCCTCAAGCTGGTCCTGGCCAATCCGGAGTCTTGCTTTGACGGAGAGGCACCAATGGGCTTCCTGGAAAGCAGCTTCCTCCAGGGCTTGGTCACCATGGACGAACTGGAGCCCAAAGCTGACGACTGCTCTAAGGTGAGggaggctgtttgtgtgtgtgtgtgtgtgtgtgtgt aa
- the naa40 gene encoding N-alpha-acetyltransferase 40 isoform X2, with translation MDAVCAKVDAANKLDDPLAAFPAFKKYDRNGLNLQIECKRVTTLNPLSVEWAFELTRANMQTLYEQSEWGWKEREKRDEMNDERAWYLLARDGDSAPVAFSHFRFDVECGEEVLYCYEVQLESRVRRKGLGKFLIQILQLIANSTQMKKVMLTVFKHNHGAYQFFREALQFEIDETSPSMSGCCGDDCSYEILSRRTKHGEASAGHTHGGGHCGGCCH, from the exons ATGGATGCCGTCTGTGCGAAAGTGGACGCAGCAAATAAG CTTGATGACCCACTGGCTGCCTTCCCAGCCTTCAAGAAGTACGACAGAAATGG GCTGAACCTGCAGATAGAGTGTAAGAGAGTGACCACGCTCAACCCGCTGTCTGTGGAGTGGGCCTTCGAACTCACGCGAGCCAACATGCAGACACT GTATGAGCAGAGCGAGTGGGGCtggaaagagagggaaaagagggaCGAGATGAACGACGAGAGGGCGTGGTACCTGCTGGCCCGCGACGGCGACTCCGCTCCCGTGGCCTTCTCTCACTTCCGGTTCGACGTGGAGTGCGGGGAGGAGGTTTTATATTG CTATGAGGTGCAACTAGAGAGTCGAGTTCGGAGGAAAGGACTCGGCAAGTTCCTCATTCAGATACTTCAGCTCATCGCTAACAG taCTCAGATGAAGAAGGTGATGCTGACAGTTTTTAAACACAACCACGGGGCTTACCAGTTCTTCAGAGAAGCTTTACA GTTCGAGATAGACGAGACTTCGCCGAGCATGTCTGGTTGCTGCGGCGACGACTGCTCTTACGAGATCCTGAGCCGGCGGACCAAACACGGCGAGGCCTCGGCCGGACACACCCACGGGGGCGGGCACTGCGGTGGCTGCTGCCACTGA
- the naa40 gene encoding N-alpha-acetyltransferase 40 isoform X1, producing the protein MGRKSNRAKEKKARRLEERAAMDAVCAKVDAANKLDDPLAAFPAFKKYDRNGLNLQIECKRVTTLNPLSVEWAFELTRANMQTLYEQSEWGWKEREKRDEMNDERAWYLLARDGDSAPVAFSHFRFDVECGEEVLYCYEVQLESRVRRKGLGKFLIQILQLIANSTQMKKVMLTVFKHNHGAYQFFREALQFEIDETSPSMSGCCGDDCSYEILSRRTKHGEASAGHTHGGGHCGGCCH; encoded by the exons atgggg AGGAAGTCCAACAGGGCAAAGGAGAAGAAGGCACGGCGCCTGGAAGAGCGGGCAGCTATGGATGCCGTCTGTGCGAAAGTGGACGCAGCAAATAAG CTTGATGACCCACTGGCTGCCTTCCCAGCCTTCAAGAAGTACGACAGAAATGG GCTGAACCTGCAGATAGAGTGTAAGAGAGTGACCACGCTCAACCCGCTGTCTGTGGAGTGGGCCTTCGAACTCACGCGAGCCAACATGCAGACACT GTATGAGCAGAGCGAGTGGGGCtggaaagagagggaaaagagggaCGAGATGAACGACGAGAGGGCGTGGTACCTGCTGGCCCGCGACGGCGACTCCGCTCCCGTGGCCTTCTCTCACTTCCGGTTCGACGTGGAGTGCGGGGAGGAGGTTTTATATTG CTATGAGGTGCAACTAGAGAGTCGAGTTCGGAGGAAAGGACTCGGCAAGTTCCTCATTCAGATACTTCAGCTCATCGCTAACAG taCTCAGATGAAGAAGGTGATGCTGACAGTTTTTAAACACAACCACGGGGCTTACCAGTTCTTCAGAGAAGCTTTACA GTTCGAGATAGACGAGACTTCGCCGAGCATGTCTGGTTGCTGCGGCGACGACTGCTCTTACGAGATCCTGAGCCGGCGGACCAAACACGGCGAGGCCTCGGCCGGACACACCCACGGGGGCGGGCACTGCGGTGGCTGCTGCCACTGA